A single genomic interval of Salinigranum halophilum harbors:
- a CDS encoding methyl-accepting chemotaxis protein → MLSHLLAVTKSVRSSGGSDSARRTGGHGTKTVLDATPASIVESMMDGLSYSMFIVDSEGTFTHANAECREMFNREVGELQGTNLFEYGEADNSVMRRVLDTGEPVQNMDDTVVVDGEEIPVSRSVLPFVDERGTVTGALEINRNISQRATLEAQERALEAYQQEVVAALKENLASLSEGDLTIQPTVPEPESEFPAVEAVHEEFSEMASDLDFAVTRLREMLTTVQRHAHSLTEIGNDIAAAGEQTRSSIREIDDSSEQVAQTVEAQAHRADTAEEDAAELSATIEEITASTQELTSVSEETAATAAEGGEDAERAIERMEATLAASRRNLEMIDEIEAQMTAIDEMTTMIDRLAEQTSLLALNANIEAAHAGRDGSGFKVVADEVRALAEESKEAVGEIDESVTELETGVTQTAETIETSNEEVERGARAVQAVVDRIDEIDDAVAETNSGLSEISRATENQVTHVENVHRAVEETARASQEVSAQVEEISAGISQQTDSVAEIATRSAEVDEVSQELSTMLDSFRLHDDETTRPTR, encoded by the coding sequence ATGTTGAGTCACCTCCTCGCTGTGACGAAATCGGTTCGGTCCTCCGGCGGAAGCGACAGCGCGCGTCGAACAGGCGGTCACGGGACGAAGACCGTCCTCGACGCGACACCGGCGTCCATCGTCGAGAGCATGATGGACGGCCTGAGCTACTCGATGTTCATCGTCGACAGCGAGGGGACGTTCACCCACGCGAACGCGGAGTGTCGGGAGATGTTCAATCGCGAGGTCGGCGAACTGCAGGGAACGAACCTCTTCGAGTACGGCGAGGCCGACAACAGCGTCATGCGCCGGGTTCTCGACACCGGCGAACCCGTCCAGAACATGGACGACACCGTCGTCGTCGACGGTGAGGAGATACCCGTCAGTCGCTCCGTCCTCCCGTTCGTCGACGAACGGGGGACCGTCACCGGCGCCCTCGAGATCAATCGGAACATCTCCCAGCGAGCCACCCTGGAGGCGCAGGAGCGAGCACTCGAAGCCTACCAGCAGGAGGTCGTCGCCGCGCTGAAGGAGAACCTCGCGAGTCTCAGCGAGGGCGACCTGACCATCCAGCCCACGGTGCCGGAGCCGGAGTCGGAGTTCCCCGCCGTCGAGGCCGTCCACGAGGAGTTCTCCGAGATGGCGTCGGACCTCGACTTCGCGGTCACCCGACTCAGAGAGATGCTCACGACCGTCCAGCGCCACGCCCACTCGCTCACCGAGATCGGGAACGACATCGCCGCGGCGGGTGAGCAGACCCGGAGTTCCATCCGTGAGATCGACGACTCCAGCGAGCAGGTCGCACAGACGGTCGAGGCACAGGCCCACCGGGCCGACACTGCCGAGGAGGACGCCGCAGAGCTCTCGGCGACCATCGAGGAGATCACGGCCAGTACCCAGGAACTCACCTCCGTCTCCGAGGAGACCGCGGCGACCGCCGCCGAAGGCGGCGAGGACGCCGAGCGGGCCATCGAGCGGATGGAGGCGACGCTCGCCGCATCCCGGCGGAACCTGGAGATGATCGACGAGATCGAAGCGCAGATGACGGCCATCGACGAGATGACCACGATGATCGACCGGCTGGCCGAACAGACCAGCCTCCTCGCGCTGAACGCCAACATCGAAGCCGCCCACGCTGGCCGCGACGGAAGCGGGTTCAAGGTCGTCGCCGACGAGGTCCGCGCGCTCGCCGAGGAGTCGAAAGAGGCGGTCGGCGAGATCGACGAGAGCGTCACGGAACTCGAGACGGGTGTCACACAGACCGCCGAGACCATCGAGACCAGCAACGAGGAGGTCGAGCGCGGGGCGCGGGCGGTTCAGGCAGTCGTCGACCGGATCGACGAGATCGACGACGCGGTCGCGGAGACGAACAGCGGTCTCTCGGAGATCTCGCGGGCGACCGAGAACCAGGTGACTCACGTCGAGAACGTCCATCGAGCCGTCGAGGAGACAGCTCGCGCGAGCCAGGAAGTCAGCGCCCAGGTCGAAGAGATATCCGCGGGGATCAGCCAGCAGACCGACAGTGTCGCGGAGATCGCGACACGGTCGGCCGAAGTCGACGAGGTCTCACAGGAACTGTCGACGATGCTCGACTCGTTCCGCCTCCACGACGACGAGACGACCCGCCCCACGCGGTGA
- a CDS encoding universal stress protein: MTTRVAVPFDGSDQSRLAIAYAFEQFPDGDVTVFHVVQPFPDHTKAGGHDGRRHARVFEDRRRLLAEAVAAGTDRTGDVQTVLLYGRPRDEVPRYIAAQGFDEVVMGSRGLSGTATRLLGSVSCAVIRRTPVPVTVLRTAPTEDDPVRPPRPRRVLVPFDGSPRARDALRYAFTRFPGADVTAVFVATTEAAANRVVTLGDGGDATDRTGPDADGERVLVAAQRIAARHDRSLSVATECGDPVACLATWVRDNDVDHVVVGRSPVSRFRGVLKGSLAEAVLSRVSVPVTVVP; encoded by the coding sequence ATGACGACCCGGGTGGCCGTTCCGTTCGACGGCTCCGACCAGTCGCGGCTCGCCATCGCGTACGCGTTCGAGCAGTTCCCCGACGGCGACGTCACGGTGTTCCACGTCGTCCAGCCGTTCCCCGACCACACCAAGGCGGGCGGTCACGATGGCCGGCGGCACGCGCGCGTCTTCGAGGACCGACGGCGGTTGCTGGCAGAGGCGGTGGCCGCCGGAACCGACCGTACAGGTGACGTCCAGACGGTGCTGCTGTATGGCCGCCCGCGCGACGAGGTGCCCAGATACATCGCCGCACAGGGCTTCGACGAGGTCGTGATGGGGTCGCGAGGGCTCTCCGGGACGGCGACGCGGCTCCTCGGGAGCGTCTCGTGCGCGGTGATTCGGCGGACGCCGGTCCCTGTGACGGTGCTTCGGACGGCCCCGACCGAGGACGACCCCGTACGGCCCCCACGCCCACGTCGGGTGTTGGTCCCGTTCGACGGGTCACCCCGTGCACGCGACGCGCTGCGGTACGCGTTCACCCGGTTCCCGGGCGCTGACGTCACCGCCGTGTTCGTGGCCACGACAGAGGCGGCGGCGAACCGGGTCGTCACATTGGGCGACGGCGGCGACGCGACGGACCGGACCGGCCCCGACGCGGACGGCGAACGAGTGCTCGTGGCGGCACAGCGGATCGCTGCGCGACACGACCGGTCACTCTCGGTCGCGACCGAGTGTGGCGACCCGGTCGCCTGCCTCGCGACGTGGGTCCGAGACAACGACGTCGACCACGTCGTCGTCGGACGGTCGCCCGTCAGCCGATTCCGGGGCGTGCTGAAGGGGTCGCTCGCTGAGGCCGTCCTCAGTCGCGTGTCCGTCCCTGTGACCGTGGTGCCCTGA
- a CDS encoding CDP-alcohol phosphatidyltransferase family protein, whose translation MSTVTRSGDSVPPALRRRWWLAVAFATTGTLATAAALVRAFDATAAGRWLLAAVPVAGYQLWFLRRFLGANRPGVSAPPTDPARASRDVSPTLGLANAVTVSRGWLYAAAAGFLLVVPPPQSLWRWGPLVLYGAGAALDAVDGYLARTVGQETELGAKLDMAFDTLGFLVAPLVGVVWGRLPVWYLSLSLARYLFKLGRGWRRRRDKPVYDLPESRVRRPLAGVQMAFITVALCPLVPVSVVWPVAAVVVTPSLLVFARDYLVVAGHLEARASG comes from the coding sequence ATGAGCACGGTGACACGCTCGGGCGACAGCGTTCCCCCGGCGCTCCGACGGCGCTGGTGGCTGGCCGTCGCGTTCGCCACCACCGGGACACTCGCGACCGCAGCGGCCCTCGTGCGTGCGTTCGACGCCACGGCGGCGGGTCGGTGGCTCCTCGCCGCCGTACCGGTCGCGGGCTACCAGCTGTGGTTCCTCCGTCGGTTCCTCGGGGCGAACCGTCCGGGAGTCTCCGCACCACCCACAGACCCAGCGCGTGCGTCTCGGGACGTCTCACCGACGCTCGGGCTAGCCAACGCCGTCACGGTCTCGCGGGGGTGGCTGTACGCCGCTGCGGCCGGCTTCCTCCTCGTCGTTCCGCCGCCGCAGAGCCTCTGGCGGTGGGGGCCGCTCGTCCTCTATGGGGCCGGCGCTGCGCTCGACGCCGTCGACGGCTACCTCGCGCGGACGGTGGGCCAAGAGACCGAACTCGGCGCGAAACTGGACATGGCGTTCGACACGCTTGGCTTCCTCGTCGCGCCGCTCGTCGGTGTCGTCTGGGGCCGCCTCCCGGTGTGGTACCTCTCTCTCTCGCTCGCACGCTACCTGTTCAAACTCGGGCGGGGGTGGCGGCGTCGACGGGATAAGCCGGTGTACGACCTCCCCGAGAGTCGGGTTCGACGGCCGCTCGCCGGGGTACAGATGGCGTTCATCACGGTCGCGCTCTGCCCGCTCGTTCCCGTCAGTGTGGTGTGGCCCGTCGCGGCCGTCGTCGTCACGCCCTCGCTGCTCGTCTTCGCCCGCGACTACCTCGTCGTGGCCGGCCATCTCGAAGCGCGCGCCAGCGGCTGA
- the panB gene encoding 3-methyl-2-oxobutanoate hydroxymethyltransferase: MGRTSIPELNEKYERGTPLTMLTAYDAPIARQVDSGGVDMILVGDSAGDNHLGYDGTLPVTLAEALSNTAAVDRAVEEAMVIGDMPFLSYGTSLEQSVENAGRFMKEAGADAVKLETAPYGETTIEIVSRLTELGVPVVGHIGLTPQRMKQIGGGYVQGRGDGSSATVEALVETAESLEAAGAFSIILEAVTEETGRRVTDAVDVPTIGIGAGRYVDGQVLVVTDVLGLSEESYRLSKQYADLNSVVHASVQSYVDEVRSGAFPAAEHVFDPVEEQE, translated from the coding sequence ATGGGCCGCACGTCGATTCCAGAGCTCAACGAGAAGTACGAACGCGGGACGCCGCTCACGATGCTGACCGCGTACGATGCGCCGATCGCCCGCCAGGTCGACAGCGGCGGCGTCGATATGATCCTCGTCGGCGACAGTGCCGGCGACAACCACCTGGGCTACGACGGCACGCTCCCGGTGACGCTCGCGGAGGCGTTGTCGAATACGGCGGCGGTCGACCGGGCAGTGGAGGAGGCGATGGTGATCGGCGACATGCCGTTTCTGTCGTACGGAACCTCGCTCGAGCAGTCAGTCGAGAACGCCGGTCGGTTCATGAAGGAAGCCGGCGCGGACGCCGTGAAACTGGAGACCGCACCGTACGGCGAGACGACCATCGAGATCGTCTCTCGGCTCACCGAACTGGGGGTGCCTGTCGTGGGGCACATCGGGCTGACTCCACAACGGATGAAACAGATCGGGGGTGGGTACGTCCAGGGACGGGGTGACGGCAGCTCAGCCACGGTGGAGGCGCTGGTAGAGACCGCGGAATCGCTGGAAGCCGCTGGTGCCTTCTCCATCATCCTCGAGGCGGTCACAGAAGAGACTGGACGGCGGGTCACCGACGCAGTAGACGTGCCGACGATCGGAATCGGGGCAGGACGGTACGTCGACGGACAGGTGCTCGTCGTCACTGACGTCTTGGGGCTGAGCGAGGAGTCGTACCGCCTCTCGAAGCAGTACGCCGACCTGAACTCGGTCGTGCACGCGTCGGTGCAGTCGTACGTCGACGAGGTTCGAAGCGGGGCGTTTCCGGCTGCCGAACACGTCTTCGACCCGGTCGAAGAACAGGAGTGA
- a CDS encoding proton-conducting transporter transmembrane domain-containing protein translates to MTDATVLSAVPPWVVYLVAVVAVSVLPRRLGTGLAVGLVGATVPWVLTVPAGTTVAVTPFGFEQVLFRVDGLTRPVAALFGFVAAVNVLYGYATDADARQTVYALTYMGAGVAAVLAGDWLTLLVAWELLAVTATVLVWHHGGSAVRPAFRYAVYHLVGGTLLVAAVALHYAAAGTFRYDGGFTAGLPTALALAGVGVNLGFVGLHAWLPDTYARPHVAASVVLAAFTTKVAVYTLARLAPDGNALVAWMGGAMVLYGVTQAVLQTDMRRLLSYHIMSQVGYMTVAIGIGTAAGVTGAFAHLTANVLYKGLLFMVAGAIIVRTGEASLKRLGGLASTMPLTFVTFLVAALAITGVPGFSGFVSKGLVTKAVEGAGGDLLWWALVVGGVGTVLSFVKFGYYAFVRRTSEPRRVAPASPALSLSLVVVAIPSVAFGVFPATFLGAFAGDPGGFAPYATSELTKALAVVAVGVVAFAALRRPLGRVPVVDVDRVLHPLAARVAIGTSAFAVRVGVTVALARSRVVDRLESAVGRDPETADTALHAAIGALVATAALALVVAALA, encoded by the coding sequence ATGACCGACGCGACCGTGCTGTCGGCCGTCCCTCCCTGGGTCGTCTACCTGGTGGCAGTGGTGGCCGTGTCGGTGCTGCCGCGACGGCTCGGAACCGGGCTGGCGGTCGGTCTCGTCGGAGCGACCGTCCCCTGGGTGCTGACCGTCCCCGCCGGGACGACGGTGGCGGTGACGCCGTTCGGCTTCGAGCAGGTCCTGTTCCGGGTCGACGGCCTCACCCGACCGGTCGCCGCACTGTTCGGCTTCGTCGCCGCGGTCAACGTCCTCTACGGTTACGCGACCGACGCGGACGCCCGGCAGACGGTGTACGCGCTCACCTACATGGGCGCGGGCGTCGCGGCCGTCCTCGCCGGCGACTGGCTGACGCTGCTCGTCGCGTGGGAGCTTCTGGCGGTGACCGCGACGGTCCTCGTCTGGCACCACGGGGGAAGCGCGGTCCGCCCGGCGTTCCGCTACGCCGTCTACCACCTCGTCGGCGGGACGCTCCTGGTCGCGGCCGTCGCGCTCCACTACGCCGCCGCGGGGACGTTCCGCTACGACGGCGGCTTCACCGCCGGCCTCCCGACGGCGCTCGCACTCGCCGGTGTCGGCGTCAACCTCGGATTCGTCGGCCTCCACGCGTGGCTGCCCGACACGTACGCTCGGCCACACGTCGCGGCGAGCGTCGTCCTGGCCGCCTTCACGACGAAGGTCGCGGTGTACACCCTCGCTCGCCTCGCCCCGGACGGGAACGCCCTCGTCGCGTGGATGGGCGGCGCGATGGTGCTGTACGGCGTGACACAGGCCGTCCTCCAGACGGACATGCGCCGCCTGCTGTCCTATCACATCATGTCACAGGTCGGGTACATGACCGTCGCCATCGGAATCGGCACGGCCGCCGGCGTCACCGGCGCGTTCGCCCACCTGACCGCGAACGTCCTCTACAAGGGCCTGCTGTTCATGGTCGCCGGCGCGATCATCGTCCGGACCGGTGAGGCGTCGCTCAAGCGCCTCGGCGGACTGGCCTCGACGATGCCGCTCACGTTCGTCACGTTCCTGGTCGCGGCGCTCGCCATCACGGGCGTCCCCGGCTTCTCGGGATTCGTCAGCAAGGGACTCGTCACGAAGGCCGTTGAGGGCGCTGGCGGCGACCTCCTGTGGTGGGCGCTCGTCGTCGGCGGCGTCGGGACGGTCCTGTCGTTCGTCAAGTTCGGCTACTACGCGTTCGTCCGCCGGACGTCGGAGCCACGGCGGGTCGCTCCCGCGTCGCCGGCGCTGTCGCTGTCGCTCGTCGTCGTCGCCATCCCGTCCGTGGCGTTCGGCGTCTTCCCGGCGACGTTCCTCGGTGCGTTCGCCGGCGACCCCGGCGGGTTCGCGCCGTACGCGACGAGCGAACTCACGAAGGCGCTCGCGGTCGTCGCCGTCGGCGTCGTGGCCTTTGCGGCCCTCAGACGGCCGCTCGGTCGCGTGCCCGTCGTCGACGTCGACCGCGTGCTCCACCCGCTCGCCGCGCGGGTCGCCATCGGGACGTCGGCGTTCGCCGTCCGCGTCGGTGTGACGGTCGCGCTCGCCCGGTCGCGGGTCGTCGACCGCCTCGAGTCGGCCGTCGGCCGCGACCCCGAGACTGCGGATACGGCGCTCCACGCGGCCATCGGGGCGCTCGTCGCGACCGCCGCACTCGCGCTCGTCGTCGCGGCCCTCGCGTGA
- a CDS encoding aldo/keto reductase: MDCVFVGAGAVAEKYAAGLTDTSLRLTAVCDRDADRAHSIAADTGATPYTDLTALLASEPASLVVNLTSHAAHAPVTDECLAAGRHVFSEKPLALDPNRADRLVESARERGLALGCAPINHRGDAQRHARSFLADGRLGEVRLAYATAHVGRVTSWHSRPESFLAVGPLYDGAVYPLSLLVSWFGPVERVRRADALDAWPGDRTGGDDARPPHVEATLAFAAGVQVSLRASFYVDHRSREFYGLELHGDDGTLYLRDAGAQAAETESVTVRGGEREPTAAPHPFPRRERPYLAGPERLARAVEHGHRPEASARRSAHVVRVCAAIEAAAASGGSVPVDGPTCPTPTLTPPPVRPSSPSPRQGRSEGQAQRQGRKAIRLPPVGFGCSRYRDGDYVDRIDSVATALDAGYRLFDSAELYGNESRIGDLLAAPGSPDRESLFVLGKPWNTNHGPGHLREACEGSLAELGIDAFDCYALHWPDAWTYQGPLRELTSLPVDEQERLTFPTDENGEPARADHGLLDTWRRLERLQEAGLTRTLGLCNVTVPQVARVVDEATEPPALVQVERHPYRPREELVAWCHARGIRVLAHSPLSAPGLLADPVVESVADDVGTSPAAVVLAWNVQRGVVPIPSSVDPDHVVANLAAARLRLSETQLARLDGLADPSFER; encoded by the coding sequence GTGGACTGTGTATTCGTCGGAGCGGGTGCCGTCGCCGAGAAGTACGCGGCCGGGCTCACGGACACGTCGCTCCGGCTGACGGCTGTCTGCGACCGCGACGCGGACCGGGCTCACTCCATTGCGGCCGACACCGGCGCGACGCCGTACACCGACCTCACGGCGCTGCTCGCGAGCGAACCCGCCTCGCTGGTGGTGAACCTCACGAGTCACGCGGCGCACGCGCCGGTCACCGACGAGTGTCTCGCTGCCGGACGGCACGTGTTCTCCGAGAAGCCGCTGGCGCTCGACCCCAACAGAGCCGACCGCCTGGTCGAGTCGGCGCGAGAACGGGGGCTCGCGCTCGGCTGTGCACCCATCAACCATCGGGGTGACGCCCAGCGGCACGCCCGTTCGTTTCTCGCCGACGGCCGCCTCGGCGAGGTCAGACTCGCGTACGCGACGGCGCACGTCGGCCGGGTGACGTCGTGGCACAGCCGGCCCGAATCGTTCCTCGCCGTCGGTCCGCTGTACGACGGTGCCGTCTACCCCCTCTCGCTGCTCGTCTCCTGGTTCGGTCCGGTCGAGCGGGTGCGTCGCGCCGACGCGCTCGACGCGTGGCCGGGTGACCGAACGGGGGGAGACGACGCCCGCCCACCCCACGTCGAGGCGACGCTCGCGTTCGCCGCCGGCGTCCAGGTCTCTCTCCGGGCGAGCTTCTACGTCGACCACCGCAGCCGGGAGTTCTACGGGCTCGAACTCCACGGCGACGACGGCACGCTCTACCTCCGAGATGCGGGCGCGCAGGCGGCCGAAACCGAGTCGGTGACGGTCCGCGGCGGCGAGCGCGAGCCGACGGCGGCACCACACCCGTTCCCGCGGCGGGAACGGCCGTACCTCGCCGGCCCCGAACGGCTGGCACGAGCCGTCGAGCACGGCCACCGCCCCGAGGCGAGCGCCCGACGCTCTGCCCACGTCGTCCGGGTGTGTGCGGCCATCGAAGCCGCCGCCGCGTCCGGCGGGTCGGTCCCAGTCGACGGCCCTACATGCCCGACGCCGACGCTCACCCCACCACCGGTTCGCCCCTCGTCCCCGTCTCCCCGGCAGGGGCGGAGTGAGGGTCAAGCTCAGCGTCAGGGCCGGAAAGCCATCCGGCTCCCACCGGTCGGCTTCGGCTGCTCGCGCTACCGCGACGGCGACTACGTCGACCGCATCGACTCGGTCGCGACGGCACTCGACGCCGGCTACCGGCTGTTCGACTCGGCCGAACTGTACGGCAACGAGTCACGTATCGGCGACCTGCTCGCCGCGCCCGGTTCGCCCGACCGGGAGTCGCTGTTCGTCCTCGGGAAACCCTGGAACACCAACCACGGCCCCGGCCACCTCCGCGAGGCGTGCGAAGGCTCGCTCGCCGAACTCGGCATCGACGCGTTCGACTGTTACGCGCTGCACTGGCCCGACGCCTGGACGTATCAGGGCCCGCTCCGCGAACTCACGTCGCTCCCAGTCGACGAACAGGAGCGACTGACGTTCCCGACCGACGAGAACGGCGAGCCCGCCCGCGCCGACCACGGCCTGCTCGACACCTGGCGGCGGCTCGAACGCCTGCAGGAAGCGGGGCTGACCCGGACGCTCGGCCTCTGTAACGTGACCGTCCCACAGGTGGCACGGGTGGTCGACGAGGCGACGGAGCCGCCCGCGCTCGTCCAGGTGGAGCGCCACCCGTACCGCCCACGGGAAGAGCTCGTCGCGTGGTGTCACGCGCGGGGGATTCGCGTGCTCGCGCACTCGCCGCTGTCGGCTCCGGGACTGCTCGCCGACCCGGTCGTCGAGTCGGTCGCCGACGACGTCGGGACGTCGCCCGCGGCGGTCGTCCTCGCGTGGAACGTCCAGCGTGGGGTGGTGCCCATCCCCTCGAGCGTCGATCCGGACCACGTCGTCGCGAACCTCGCGGCCGCACGGCTCCGCCTCTCCGAGACACAGCTGGCGCGGCTAGACGGCCTCGCCGACCCGTCGTTCGAGCGATGA
- a CDS encoding proton-conducting transporter transmembrane domain-containing protein gives MTDTVSALPLAAVALPTLAVPLIYAARSRPFFREAVTLATATATLVTVWLAVQSPTTLVTPLGSFAGIPFALRADAAALLFALLAALLWLVTSVYSIGYLYALDEHAQTRYFAAFAASIAATMGVAFAANLLTLFVFYELLTLATYPLVVHAGTTKARAAGRQYIAYTLGGGVAALGGIVLVGVLTGTVTFTAGGIDALGAVDTMLARVAFVLLVVGFGVKTALVPLHGWLPTAMVAPTPVSGLLHAVAVVKSGVFALGRTVLYVFGPETTWDLGLALPLAAAAAATMVVAGVVGLRQDNLKRGLAYSTVSHLAYIALGLALATPVAVFGAFIHVVAHAFMKISLFFAAGLIYVETGEKYVSDLAGVGRRLPMTMTAFAIAAAGLIGFPLVAGFVSKFHLVVGAAASPHPALVVAYLVAGVLKLLYFWPVVYTAFFGRRGSDTSESRHPFAPPHATDGGYVEQTTWERRSLTREASPLLLAPVVATAGLAVLMGLAPTAFPFWSLAEAVVVEVFG, from the coding sequence GTGACCGACACCGTCTCCGCGCTGCCGCTTGCGGCGGTGGCGCTCCCCACGCTGGCAGTGCCGCTCATCTACGCCGCCCGTTCCCGCCCGTTCTTCCGGGAGGCCGTGACGCTCGCGACGGCGACGGCGACGCTCGTGACCGTCTGGCTCGCCGTCCAATCCCCGACGACGCTCGTCACGCCGCTCGGGTCGTTCGCCGGCATCCCGTTCGCGCTCCGCGCCGACGCCGCCGCGCTCCTGTTCGCGCTGCTCGCCGCGCTGTTGTGGCTCGTGACGAGCGTCTACAGCATCGGCTACCTGTACGCGCTCGACGAGCACGCACAGACGCGGTACTTCGCCGCCTTCGCGGCGAGCATCGCCGCCACGATGGGCGTCGCGTTCGCCGCGAACCTGCTCACGCTGTTCGTGTTCTACGAACTGCTGACGCTCGCGACGTACCCGCTCGTCGTCCACGCAGGGACGACGAAGGCGCGCGCCGCCGGCCGGCAGTACATCGCGTACACGCTCGGCGGCGGCGTTGCCGCGCTCGGCGGCATCGTGCTCGTCGGCGTGCTCACCGGAACGGTGACGTTCACCGCGGGTGGCATCGATGCGCTGGGTGCCGTGGACACGATGCTCGCCCGCGTCGCCTTCGTCCTGCTCGTGGTCGGCTTCGGGGTGAAGACGGCGCTCGTCCCGCTGCACGGCTGGCTGCCCACCGCGATGGTCGCGCCGACGCCCGTCTCCGGCCTGCTGCACGCCGTCGCCGTCGTCAAGAGCGGCGTCTTCGCGCTCGGCCGGACCGTCCTGTACGTCTTTGGACCCGAGACGACGTGGGACCTCGGTCTCGCCCTCCCGCTGGCCGCCGCCGCCGCTGCGACGATGGTCGTCGCGGGCGTCGTCGGACTCCGTCAGGACAACCTCAAGCGCGGGCTGGCGTACTCGACGGTGAGCCACCTCGCGTACATCGCGCTCGGCCTCGCGCTGGCGACGCCCGTCGCCGTCTTCGGCGCGTTCATTCACGTCGTCGCCCACGCGTTCATGAAGATCTCGCTGTTCTTCGCCGCGGGACTCATCTACGTCGAGACCGGCGAGAAGTACGTCTCCGACCTCGCGGGTGTGGGTCGACGGCTCCCGATGACCATGACGGCGTTCGCTATCGCCGCGGCCGGCCTCATCGGTTTCCCGCTCGTCGCCGGCTTCGTCAGCAAGTTCCACCTCGTCGTCGGCGCGGCGGCGAGCCCACACCCGGCGCTCGTCGTCGCGTATCTCGTCGCCGGCGTGCTGAAGCTGCTATACTTCTGGCCGGTGGTCTACACGGCCTTCTTCGGCCGGCGGGGGAGCGACACCTCCGAGAGTCGGCACCCCTTCGCGCCGCCGCACGCGACCGACGGCGGGTACGTCGAGCAGACGACGTGGGAGCGCCGGTCGCTCACGCGTGAGGCCTCCCCACTGCTCCTCGCCCCGGTAGTGGCCACCGCGGGGCTGGCAGTGCTCATGGGCCTCGCCCCGACCGCCTTCCCGTTCTGGTCGCTCGCCGAGGCGGTCGTGGTGGAGGTGTTCGGATGA
- a CDS encoding cupin domain-containing protein, with amino-acid sequence MTLSIIADAETTEGEYLALDMIVPPLFENDLHTHGQSEVFHVIENETRLHVDGREQTLGSGTSGYAPGSDL; translated from the coding sequence GTGACCCTGTCCATCATCGCGGATGCTGAGACGACCGAGGGTGAGTACCTGGCGCTCGACATGATAGTCCCGCCGCTGTTCGAGAACGACCTTCACACGCACGGACAAAGCGAGGTGTTCCACGTCATCGAGAACGAGACGCGACTCCACGTCGACGGGCGGGAGCAGACGCTCGGCTCAGGCACGTCCGGCTACGCCCCGGGTAGTGATTTATAA